A region from the Terriglobales bacterium genome encodes:
- a CDS encoding site-specific tyrosine recombinase, protein MRKFVQTRPALRSEDKQLAAAFLNYLQVEKGLARLTLGAYERDLEQFAEFAAKKRRTLATARREDVRAFLDQLFSHQLDGRSVARKLSALRHFYKYLLLDRHVKHDPTLNIETPRQWKVLPKSLALAEVEKMLAPARTNGGPLPAALALRDRTMLEVLYAGALRVSELTSARMEDLKLDLGYLLVRGKGDKERIVPLGASAIAALRDYVAEARPKLAGAKTAPWLFIARGARKLTRQRVWQLVRRAGAGSGRGASPHMLRHSAATHMVERGADLRTVQTILGHADISTTQVYTHVALDRLKSVFAAHHPRARKG, encoded by the coding sequence ATGCGGAAGTTTGTCCAGACGCGGCCCGCGTTGCGCAGCGAGGACAAGCAGTTGGCCGCGGCATTCCTTAATTATCTGCAGGTGGAAAAGGGGCTGGCGCGGCTGACGCTGGGCGCCTACGAGCGCGACCTGGAGCAATTCGCCGAGTTCGCCGCGAAGAAGCGGCGGACGCTGGCGACTGCGCGGCGCGAGGATGTGCGCGCCTTCCTGGACCAGCTTTTTTCCCATCAGCTCGACGGGCGGTCGGTGGCGCGAAAGCTCTCGGCGCTGCGGCACTTCTACAAGTACCTGCTGCTGGATAGGCACGTGAAGCACGATCCCACGCTCAATATCGAGACGCCGCGGCAGTGGAAGGTCCTGCCCAAGTCGCTGGCGCTCGCGGAAGTGGAGAAGATGCTGGCGCCGGCGCGGACCAACGGCGGTCCGCTGCCCGCCGCGCTCGCGCTGCGCGATCGCACGATGCTCGAGGTGTTGTACGCGGGCGCGCTGCGAGTTTCGGAGCTCACCTCGGCGCGGATGGAGGACCTGAAGCTCGATCTCGGCTATCTGCTCGTCCGCGGCAAGGGCGACAAGGAGCGGATCGTGCCGCTGGGGGCGTCGGCGATTGCGGCGCTGCGCGACTATGTGGCCGAGGCACGGCCGAAGCTCGCGGGCGCGAAGACGGCGCCGTGGCTGTTTATCGCGCGTGGAGCGCGCAAGCTGACGCGGCAGCGCGTGTGGCAACTGGTGCGGCGCGCGGGAGCGGGCTCGGGACGCGGCGCGAGCCCGCACATGCTGCGGCACTCGGCGGCCACACACATGGTGGAGCGCGGCGCCGATTTGCGCACGGTGCAGACGATCCTGGGGCATGCCGACATTTCGACCACGCAGGTTTACACCCACGTGGCGCTGGACCGGCTGAAGAGCGTGTTCGCGGCGCATCATCCGAGGGCGAGAAAGGGCTGA
- a CDS encoding metallophosphoesterase: protein MRIAATADLHYSPQSYDHIREPMSRVRDEADLLVLAGDLTNYGKPEEMESLLNALVRLRIPTVAVLGNHDYEAGKQTELIKMMTTEGIKVLDGSGYERDGVAFAGTKGFPGGFGRGVLTAFGEPEVKAFVQAALDEALKLERALSQLRAQKHVVVLHYAPVVDTVRGEPPEIFPFLGTARLSEVIDRHGAQAVIHGHAHHGSADGKTTAGIPVYNVALPLIQSARPGAVYRVFDV from the coding sequence ATGCGCATCGCCGCCACTGCCGACCTGCACTACTCGCCGCAGAGCTATGACCACATCCGCGAGCCCATGTCGCGCGTGCGCGACGAGGCCGACCTGCTCGTCCTGGCCGGCGACCTCACCAACTACGGCAAGCCGGAAGAGATGGAGTCGTTGCTCAACGCCCTCGTCCGCCTGCGCATTCCCACCGTCGCCGTGCTCGGCAACCACGACTACGAGGCCGGCAAGCAGACGGAACTGATCAAGATGATGACCACCGAGGGAATCAAAGTCCTTGACGGCTCCGGCTACGAGCGCGATGGCGTCGCCTTTGCCGGGACCAAAGGTTTCCCCGGCGGTTTCGGACGCGGCGTCCTCACCGCCTTCGGCGAGCCCGAGGTGAAGGCCTTCGTGCAGGCCGCGCTCGACGAGGCCCTCAAGCTCGAACGCGCGCTCTCCCAGCTGCGCGCGCAAAAGCACGTGGTGGTGCTGCACTACGCGCCGGTGGTGGACACCGTGCGCGGCGAGCCGCCCGAGATTTTTCCCTTCCTCGGCACCGCCCGACTGTCGGAAGTCATAGACCGCCACGGCGCCCAGGCCGTCATCCACGGCCACGCCCACCACGGTTCGGCCGACGGCAAAACCACCGCCGGCATCCCGGTGTATAACGTCGCCCTGCCGCTGATCCAGTCAGCCCGGCCGGGCGCGGTGTACCGGGTGTTCGACGTTTGA
- a CDS encoding insulinase family protein, with the protein MNSRRRTSLTLMLALLLVAASGLAIAQTTAPKQAPKAAPQATPARPSAVPKATGPIPQSWKQVPIPPLHPFKAQEPKRIELANGMVLLLQEDHELPLIDGTIRIRGGDTEVPNAKTGMMNIYGAAWRQGGTSRLTGDQMDDQLEARAARVETTTGSVSTTVSFSCLKQDFENVFQLAVELLRDPAFRQDKIDLAKTRVKSGISRRNDQVGAIVNRLSSRIAYGADNPYGREPEYDTVDAVTREDLAAFHKQHVHPNNIIVGIVGDFDPAQMEARLRQAFDSWPKGPQATPPSFEFRGPKANTIFFAPKDDVNQSSVRLIQLGTDRRNPDFFNIAVMDQIFFAGGFSARFVDAIRTKRGLAYSAGGGFSAPYDHPGTFDAGADTKSQTTVETITASFDEIKDMAKNPATPDELKRGKDAILNSFIFTVDSKDKILSERMTYELFHFPADYLERYKAGVEKTTLEDVKRVYDKYIHPEQMAVLVVGKASDFDKPLSSLGKPVETIDLTIPPPGGSKGKAGGAREAPANTPEAKALLAKVVSALGGEEKLRGIKSLRTTAEVTQKTPMGDITMNRKVTVAHPDRAALSMQSPMGEMQLVITPQAAFAMTPQGAQDLPPSARTDFLRDLHRSMHWVAGHSDEPGFAVRLDGTKKIGNVEAQVLDLESADSRARWFVDPATGLVLREEHQGTGRDGSPVDAATDFADYKAVDGILFPFTSTQYQNNEVSANVKVSQIEVNPQVDEKTFQKPQ; encoded by the coding sequence ATGAACAGCCGTCGCCGGACTTCACTCACCCTCATGCTCGCCCTGCTGCTGGTGGCCGCATCCGGCCTCGCGATTGCGCAGACCACCGCGCCCAAACAGGCGCCCAAAGCCGCGCCCCAAGCCACACCGGCGCGACCTTCCGCCGTTCCCAAGGCAACCGGTCCCATCCCGCAGTCGTGGAAGCAGGTCCCCATCCCGCCGCTGCATCCGTTCAAGGCGCAGGAACCCAAGCGCATCGAGCTGGCCAACGGCATGGTGCTGCTGCTTCAGGAAGACCACGAGCTGCCGTTGATTGACGGCACCATCCGCATCCGCGGCGGCGACACCGAGGTCCCCAACGCGAAGACCGGCATGATGAACATCTACGGCGCGGCGTGGCGGCAGGGCGGCACCTCGCGCCTGACCGGCGACCAGATGGACGACCAGCTCGAAGCGCGCGCCGCGCGCGTCGAGACCACCACCGGCTCGGTCTCCACCACGGTTTCGTTTTCCTGCCTGAAGCAGGATTTCGAAAACGTCTTCCAGCTCGCCGTCGAGCTGCTGCGCGATCCCGCCTTCCGCCAGGACAAGATCGACCTGGCCAAAACGCGCGTGAAGAGCGGCATTTCGCGCCGCAACGACCAGGTGGGCGCCATCGTGAACCGGCTTTCGTCGCGCATCGCTTACGGCGCCGACAATCCTTACGGCCGCGAGCCGGAATACGACACGGTTGACGCCGTCACCCGCGAAGACCTGGCCGCCTTTCACAAGCAGCACGTGCACCCGAACAACATCATCGTGGGCATCGTCGGCGACTTCGATCCTGCCCAGATGGAAGCGCGCCTGCGCCAGGCGTTCGATTCCTGGCCGAAGGGCCCGCAGGCCACGCCGCCCAGTTTCGAATTCCGCGGACCGAAGGCGAACACCATCTTCTTCGCGCCCAAGGACGACGTGAACCAGTCGTCCGTGCGCCTGATCCAGCTCGGCACCGACCGCCGCAATCCTGATTTCTTCAACATCGCGGTCATGGACCAGATCTTTTTCGCCGGCGGCTTCTCCGCGCGCTTCGTTGACGCCATCCGCACCAAGCGCGGCCTGGCCTACTCGGCCGGCGGCGGCTTCAGCGCGCCCTACGACCACCCCGGCACCTTCGACGCCGGCGCCGACACCAAGAGCCAGACCACGGTCGAGACCATCACGGCCAGCTTCGACGAGATCAAGGACATGGCAAAAAATCCCGCCACGCCCGACGAACTCAAGCGCGGCAAAGACGCCATCCTCAACTCGTTCATCTTCACCGTGGATTCGAAGGACAAGATCCTCAGCGAGCGCATGACCTACGAACTGTTCCACTTCCCCGCCGACTACCTGGAGCGCTACAAAGCGGGCGTGGAAAAAACCACCCTGGAAGACGTCAAGCGCGTTTACGACAAGTACATCCACCCTGAGCAGATGGCCGTGCTCGTCGTCGGCAAGGCGTCTGACTTCGATAAGCCGCTTTCCTCGCTGGGCAAGCCGGTCGAGACCATCGATCTCACCATCCCGCCGCCCGGCGGCAGCAAGGGCAAGGCCGGCGGCGCAAGGGAAGCGCCCGCCAACACGCCCGAAGCCAAAGCGCTGCTGGCAAAGGTCGTCAGCGCCCTCGGCGGCGAAGAAAAACTGCGCGGCATCAAGTCGCTGCGCACCACCGCCGAGGTCACCCAGAAGACCCCGATGGGCGACATCACCATGAACCGCAAAGTTACGGTTGCCCATCCCGACCGCGCCGCGCTCAGCATGCAATCACCGATGGGCGAGATGCAGCTGGTCATCACGCCGCAGGCGGCGTTTGCCATGACGCCGCAGGGCGCACAGGACCTGCCGCCCTCGGCGCGCACCGACTTCCTCCGCGACCTGCATCGCAGCATGCACTGGGTCGCCGGACACTCGGACGAGCCGGGGTTCGCCGTGCGGCTTGACGGCACGAAGAAAATCGGCAACGTCGAAGCGCAGGTCCTCGACCTGGAATCGGCCGACTCGCGCGCTCGCTGGTTCGTCGACCCCGCCACCGGCCTCGTCCTGCGCGAAGAACACCAGGGCACTGGACGCGACGGCAGCCCCGTCGACGCCGCCACCGACTTCGCCGACTACAAAGCCGTGGACGGCATCCTGTTCCCCTTTACTTCAACGCAGTACCAGAACAACGAGGTCAGCGCGAACGTGAAAGTCAGCCAGATCGAAGTGAACCCGCAGGTGGACGAGAAAACATTCCAGAAACCGCAGTAA
- a CDS encoding tyrosine recombinase XerC yields the protein MPAKKQTSTERHVARFLSALRERNASPNTILAYGKDLAQFAAFVGDADVRAIDHVRIRGWLGELYQRGLSKTSVARALAAVRSLYRWLAREGEVEQNPAALVATPRLPKQLPRVPTIEEMATMLDGALPESAAFAERDRVILELLYGCGIRNSELVGINLDDVSWSNDAILVRGKGKKERYVPFAGAARDAVETYLPHRQRVLGEKKKQTPALLINLRGERLTTRSVGRIVKHIAVRRGLSPDVHPHTLRHAFGTHMLEEGADLRAIQEMLGHERLSTTQRYTQLSVKHVLEVYDRTHPKAK from the coding sequence ATGCCAGCGAAGAAGCAAACATCAACCGAGCGGCACGTCGCGCGCTTCCTGAGCGCGCTGCGGGAGCGGAACGCTTCGCCGAACACGATCCTGGCGTACGGGAAAGACCTGGCGCAGTTTGCGGCATTCGTTGGCGATGCGGACGTGCGCGCGATTGATCATGTGCGCATCCGCGGGTGGCTGGGCGAGCTGTATCAGCGCGGGCTGAGCAAGACCAGCGTGGCCCGGGCGCTGGCGGCGGTGCGCTCGCTGTATCGGTGGCTGGCGCGCGAGGGTGAGGTGGAGCAGAACCCGGCGGCGCTGGTGGCCACGCCGCGCCTGCCGAAGCAGCTGCCGCGCGTCCCGACGATCGAAGAGATGGCGACGATGCTGGACGGCGCGTTGCCGGAGAGCGCCGCGTTTGCCGAGCGCGATCGGGTGATCCTGGAGTTGCTCTACGGGTGCGGAATCCGCAATTCGGAGCTGGTGGGGATCAACCTGGACGATGTGTCGTGGTCGAACGACGCGATCCTCGTCCGGGGCAAGGGCAAGAAGGAGCGCTATGTTCCGTTCGCCGGCGCGGCGCGTGATGCGGTGGAGACGTACTTGCCGCACAGGCAGCGCGTGCTCGGCGAAAAGAAAAAGCAGACGCCGGCGCTGCTCATCAATCTGCGCGGCGAGCGCCTGACCACGCGCAGTGTGGGCCGCATCGTGAAGCACATCGCGGTGCGGCGCGGGCTGTCGCCCGACGTGCATCCGCACACTCTGCGGCACGCCTTTGGCACGCACATGCTGGAAGAGGGCGCCGACCTGCGCGCCATCCAGGAAATGCTCGGGCACGAGCGCCTTTCGACGACGCAGCGTTACACGCAGCTCTCGGTGAAGCACGTGCTGGAGGTGTACGACCGGACGCATCCCAAGGCGAAGTGA
- a CDS encoding VOC family protein, which translates to MLANAKLMGFLFTTDYDRARAFFEGQLGFEFISLDPFALVMRAGSTCIRIVKMPKFTPAQGTVLGWQVTDIEAVAGWLASRGVATEKYPFVQDQKTGIWTTPNGDKVAWFKDPDGNVLSISQHN; encoded by the coding sequence ATGCTCGCCAACGCCAAGCTCATGGGCTTCCTCTTCACCACCGATTACGATCGCGCTCGCGCCTTCTTCGAAGGCCAGCTCGGCTTCGAGTTCATCTCGCTCGATCCGTTCGCGCTCGTCATGCGCGCCGGCTCGACCTGCATCCGCATCGTCAAGATGCCCAAGTTCACGCCCGCCCAGGGCACCGTTTTGGGATGGCAGGTCACCGACATCGAGGCCGTCGCCGGCTGGCTCGCCTCGCGCGGCGTCGCGACAGAAAAGTATCCGTTCGTTCAGGACCAGAAGACCGGCATCTGGACCACTCCCAACGGTGACAAGGTCGCCTGGTTCAAAGACCCCGACGGCAACGTGCTCAGCATCTCACAACACAACTGA
- a CDS encoding DUF72 domain-containing protein has product MAKVYAGTSGWAYPAWKPDFYPPKLAAAKFLGYYATRLNTVEINYTFRRMVTPKVIEGWVAATPETFRFAIKANQVITHVKRLRDAEEFTRRFLDSIQPLAQAGRLGPVLFQLPPFLKKDAALLDAFLAELPHSAALKLAFEFRHGSWFGDAVYDVLRKYGAALCVAGSEKIECPDVTTGAFAYYRFRKPEYSAGELKQIEAKMREHTQAGHDVFAYFKHEDTPAGARYAEELLK; this is encoded by the coding sequence ATGGCAAAGGTGTATGCCGGCACGTCGGGATGGGCGTATCCCGCGTGGAAGCCGGACTTCTATCCGCCGAAGCTCGCCGCTGCGAAGTTTCTCGGCTACTACGCCACCCGGCTGAACACGGTGGAGATCAACTACACCTTCCGGCGGATGGTGACGCCCAAGGTGATCGAGGGCTGGGTGGCGGCGACGCCGGAGACGTTTCGTTTCGCCATCAAGGCGAACCAGGTGATCACGCACGTGAAGCGGCTGCGCGATGCGGAGGAGTTCACGCGACGGTTCCTCGATTCCATCCAGCCGCTGGCGCAGGCCGGACGGCTCGGGCCAGTGCTGTTCCAGTTGCCACCATTCCTGAAAAAAGATGCGGCGCTGCTGGATGCGTTCCTGGCGGAGCTGCCGCACTCAGCGGCGCTGAAGCTGGCGTTCGAGTTCCGGCACGGGTCGTGGTTCGGCGATGCGGTGTACGACGTGCTGCGCAAGTACGGCGCGGCGCTGTGCGTGGCCGGGAGCGAGAAGATCGAGTGTCCGGATGTGACCACGGGGGCGTTTGCCTACTACCGCTTCCGCAAGCCGGAGTATTCGGCGGGTGAGCTGAAGCAGATTGAGGCGAAGATGCGCGAGCACACCCAGGCCGGGCACGACGTGTTTGCCTACTTCAAGCACGAAGACACGCCGGCGGGAGCGCGGTACGCGGAGGAGCTGTTGAAATGA
- a CDS encoding nucleotidyltransferase, protein MSADEKALPISSSAEPAFPEEQRRLFYEVLELMNSRGVPYAVSGAFALHEHTGIWRDTKDLDLFMTDPWAALALTYLLEDGFECEICDPVWLAKAHRGEYYVDIITGMSNAAIVVNDTWIERARPAEVFGSKVRVLAAEELIASKLFVTRRERYDAADICHVLHGARGRLDWPRLLSLAGEHWELLFSVMVLYHYIYPAGVDSVPAEIWDMLQQRFGNELHAHGELMKTFRGSLIDDKMFAIDVAEWGHEDQLSRNRERRLQSGGIRCELPPRKSAA, encoded by the coding sequence GTGTCTGCCGACGAAAAGGCGCTTCCCATCAGCAGTTCGGCGGAGCCTGCCTTTCCCGAAGAACAGCGGCGCCTCTTTTACGAAGTCCTGGAGCTCATGAACTCGCGCGGCGTGCCCTACGCCGTTTCCGGCGCCTTCGCCCTGCACGAGCATACCGGCATCTGGCGCGACACCAAGGACCTCGACCTGTTCATGACCGACCCGTGGGCCGCGCTCGCACTCACCTATCTGCTGGAAGACGGCTTCGAGTGCGAGATCTGCGACCCGGTGTGGCTGGCCAAAGCGCATCGCGGCGAATACTACGTTGACATCATCACCGGCATGAGCAATGCCGCCATCGTGGTCAACGACACCTGGATCGAGCGCGCGCGTCCTGCGGAAGTGTTCGGCTCGAAGGTGCGCGTGCTTGCGGCCGAAGAGCTCATCGCCTCCAAGCTCTTCGTCACCCGCCGCGAGCGCTACGATGCCGCCGACATCTGCCACGTGCTGCACGGCGCGCGCGGCCGCCTCGACTGGCCGCGCCTGCTCTCGCTCGCCGGCGAGCACTGGGAGCTGCTCTTCTCCGTCATGGTGCTCTACCACTACATCTATCCTGCCGGCGTCGATTCGGTCCCGGCGGAGATCTGGGACATGTTGCAGCAGCGCTTCGGCAACGAGCTGCATGCCCACGGCGAGCTGATGAAGACGTTCCGCGGCAGCCTCATCGACGACAAGATGTTCGCCATCGACGTGGCCGAGTGGGGCCATGAAGACCAGCTCTCCCGCAATCGCGAACGGCGATTGCAGTCGGGCGGCATCCGCTGCGAGCTGCCGCCGCGCAAGTCCGCCGCGTGA
- a CDS encoding phytanoyl-CoA dioxygenase family protein encodes MPTVEEHGFAVLRRFICRGELQRLKTLVDSAASSASGVCERPNNTLLALRWNDAIVDLIVACEGRMRRLQAVLSAEDLKWISGYISIKSSHSGPLWWHQDWWCWDHPVTYRKSPVQVAVLCYLCDTTQANGALRILPGSHLRSSPIHALLPEAQSSTPEGPLHKHPAMIELAGEETIAVSAGDAVVIDYRVLHATHANSTEMRRDCVLLSFAPAWRSLPNEVKAHLVQHPAQASPEELTGASLRCAKLLPTYDGERKTLTLNRNAPPEFWITRDEGLAFGSA; translated from the coding sequence ATGCCGACCGTGGAGGAGCATGGTTTTGCGGTGCTCCGGCGTTTTATCTGCAGGGGAGAGCTTCAGCGCCTGAAAACGCTGGTAGATTCGGCGGCGAGTTCTGCGTCGGGCGTTTGTGAACGTCCCAACAACACTCTGCTGGCGCTACGCTGGAACGATGCTATCGTTGATTTGATTGTGGCCTGCGAAGGCCGCATGCGCCGTCTTCAGGCTGTCCTTTCGGCCGAAGACCTGAAATGGATCTCCGGGTATATCAGCATTAAGAGTTCGCACAGCGGGCCCCTTTGGTGGCATCAGGATTGGTGGTGCTGGGACCACCCGGTCACGTATCGAAAATCGCCGGTTCAAGTTGCAGTCCTGTGCTACCTGTGCGACACCACCCAGGCAAATGGGGCTTTGCGCATCCTGCCAGGGTCGCACCTGCGCAGCTCACCTATTCATGCGCTACTTCCGGAGGCCCAGAGTAGTACACCGGAAGGCCCACTTCACAAGCATCCCGCCATGATCGAACTCGCGGGTGAGGAGACGATTGCAGTGTCGGCCGGGGACGCTGTAGTGATTGACTACAGAGTGCTGCACGCAACCCACGCCAACTCGACCGAAATGCGCCGCGATTGTGTGCTTTTGTCCTTCGCCCCTGCGTGGCGCAGCTTGCCAAACGAGGTCAAAGCCCACCTTGTGCAACATCCGGCGCAGGCATCGCCGGAGGAACTTACCGGGGCCTCGTTGCGGTGTGCAAAATTGCTTCCAACCTACGACGGAGAACGGAAAACCCTCACTTTGAACCGCAATGCGCCGCCTGAGTTCTGGATCACAAGGGATGAAGGGCTCGCGTTCGGATCCGCATAG
- a CDS encoding pitrilysin family protein — protein sequence MKTAVKPTLAMLCLALLATLPLAAQDLASIEKRVTVHKMKNGLTAVIYERPEAPVFSFFTVVDAGSVQDPKGMTGLAHMMEHEAFKGTDKIGTTNWPAEKAALARLEVAYAAYRAELDKTTGRDEKKLAQLEKAFNDARAAADKFVVKNEFSKILDSNGAVGVNAFTANDETGYFYSFPSNRLELWAYLESERFLHPVMREFYTERDVVYEERRMRTDSSPIGRLVEQFLAAAFTAHSYRNPPVGWPGDLKNFSATDAMNFFKKYYIPSNMVVGVVGDVKAAPTIAILEKYFGRIPSGPKPPEYATSEPPQSSERRVVLREATQPIVIEGYHRPNYRDPDDAGYDVLADLLSRGRTSRLYRSLVRDQKIALQAQGFTNFPGVKYAELFAFLLVPNAGHTPEEIIAAARKELDRLRNEDVSDEELASVKTRAKADIVRGLKENDNLAEGLAEAQLRFGDWRELFRHVDRIDKVTKADIRRLANKIFVPENRTLAFIENPPKPEAAPRKGGE from the coding sequence GTGAAAACCGCCGTCAAGCCCACGTTGGCGATGCTGTGCCTGGCGCTGCTGGCAACGCTGCCCCTGGCCGCGCAGGACCTGGCCTCCATCGAGAAGCGCGTCACCGTCCACAAGATGAAGAATGGCCTGACCGCCGTCATCTACGAGCGCCCCGAGGCGCCGGTGTTCAGCTTCTTCACCGTGGTGGACGCCGGCTCCGTCCAGGACCCCAAGGGCATGACCGGCCTGGCGCACATGATGGAGCACGAGGCCTTCAAGGGCACCGACAAGATCGGCACCACCAACTGGCCCGCCGAAAAGGCCGCCCTCGCCAGGTTGGAAGTCGCCTACGCCGCCTATCGCGCCGAACTCGACAAGACCACCGGCCGCGACGAAAAGAAACTCGCGCAGCTCGAAAAGGCCTTCAATGACGCCCGCGCCGCGGCCGACAAGTTCGTGGTCAAGAACGAGTTCAGCAAGATCCTCGATTCCAACGGCGCCGTGGGCGTGAACGCCTTCACCGCCAACGACGAGACCGGCTACTTCTATTCCTTCCCGTCGAACCGGCTGGAGCTGTGGGCGTACCTGGAGTCGGAGCGCTTCCTGCATCCGGTGATGCGCGAGTTCTACACCGAGCGCGACGTGGTCTATGAAGAGCGCCGCATGCGCACCGACAGCAGCCCCATCGGGCGCCTGGTCGAACAGTTCCTCGCCGCGGCCTTCACCGCGCACTCGTATCGCAATCCGCCCGTCGGCTGGCCCGGCGATTTGAAGAACTTTTCAGCCACCGACGCGATGAACTTTTTCAAGAAGTATTACATTCCCTCGAACATGGTGGTCGGCGTGGTGGGCGATGTGAAGGCCGCACCGACGATCGCCATTCTGGAAAAGTATTTCGGCCGCATTCCCTCGGGCCCCAAGCCGCCGGAGTACGCCACCAGCGAGCCGCCGCAGAGTTCCGAGCGCCGCGTGGTGCTGCGCGAAGCCACGCAGCCCATCGTCATCGAGGGCTACCACCGGCCCAACTATCGCGATCCTGACGACGCCGGCTACGACGTGCTGGCCGACCTGCTGAGCCGCGGACGCACGTCGCGCCTCTACCGCTCGCTCGTGCGCGACCAGAAGATCGCGCTCCAGGCGCAGGGCTTCACCAACTTCCCCGGCGTGAAGTACGCCGAGCTGTTCGCCTTCCTGCTGGTGCCCAACGCCGGGCACACGCCGGAAGAAATCATCGCCGCCGCGCGCAAGGAACTGGACCGGCTGCGCAACGAAGATGTGAGCGACGAGGAACTCGCCTCGGTCAAGACGCGCGCCAAGGCCGACATTGTCCGCGGCCTCAAGGAAAACGACAATCTCGCCGAAGGCCTGGCCGAAGCGCAGCTCCGCTTCGGCGACTGGCGCGAACTGTTCCGCCACGTGGACCGCATCGACAAGGTCACCAAGGCCGATATCCGCCGCCTGGCCAACAAGATTTTCGTGCCCGAGAACCGCACGCTGGCCTTCATCGAGAATCCGCCCAAACCTGAAGCGGCGCCCAGGAAAGGAGGCGAGTAA
- the ligD gene encoding non-homologous end-joining DNA ligase: MARKTTEIEVQGRRLQLSNLEKVLYPAAGFAKGQVIDYYVRIAPVLLPHLKDRPLTMKRYPEGVTGMHFYEKNAPSHRPDWVQVAPVWSPGNDRMVNYILAQDLPTLVWLANLADLELHTSLSKHQDMTRPTMLVFDLDPGAPANIVECCRVGMWVRAIFEELGMKCWAKTSGSKGLQVYVPLNSPATYEQTKPFARAVARLLEKHRPDFVVSDMKKALRVGKIFVDWSQNDDYKTTICVYSLRAKERPTVSTPVKWEETEATLNQGDARLLVFDSQQVLARAEKMGDLFEPVLKLKQRLPPLEKLEKAVEAVAATGLLAKGKAPAGKSDDPTRATPKEMSKQYKQRRG, from the coding sequence TTGGCGCGTAAGACCACCGAAATCGAGGTCCAGGGCAGGCGATTGCAGCTGTCGAACCTGGAGAAGGTGCTGTATCCCGCGGCGGGGTTCGCCAAGGGGCAGGTGATCGACTACTACGTGCGGATTGCGCCGGTGCTGCTGCCGCACCTGAAAGACCGTCCGCTCACGATGAAGCGGTATCCGGAGGGCGTGACGGGCATGCACTTCTACGAGAAGAATGCGCCGTCGCACCGGCCCGATTGGGTGCAGGTGGCGCCGGTCTGGAGCCCGGGCAACGACCGCATGGTGAATTACATCCTGGCGCAGGACCTGCCCACGCTGGTGTGGCTGGCAAACCTGGCGGACCTGGAGCTCCATACGTCGCTCTCGAAGCATCAGGACATGACGCGGCCCACGATGCTGGTGTTCGATCTCGACCCCGGCGCGCCGGCCAATATCGTGGAGTGCTGCCGCGTGGGCATGTGGGTGCGGGCGATCTTCGAAGAGCTGGGAATGAAGTGCTGGGCCAAGACGTCGGGCTCCAAGGGCCTGCAGGTTTACGTGCCGCTGAATTCCCCGGCGACGTACGAGCAAACCAAGCCGTTTGCGCGCGCCGTGGCGCGACTGCTGGAGAAGCACAGGCCGGACTTTGTCGTGTCGGACATGAAGAAGGCGCTGCGCGTGGGGAAAATCTTCGTGGACTGGAGCCAGAACGACGACTACAAGACCACGATCTGCGTGTATTCGCTGCGCGCGAAGGAGCGGCCTACGGTTTCAACCCCCGTGAAGTGGGAAGAAACCGAAGCGACGCTCAACCAGGGCGACGCGCGCCTACTGGTGTTCGATTCGCAGCAGGTGCTGGCGCGCGCGGAAAAGATGGGCGACCTGTTCGAGCCGGTGCTGAAACTGAAGCAGAGGCTGCCGCCGCTGGAAAAGCTGGAGAAGGCGGTGGAGGCGGTGGCCGCGACCGGCCTGCTGGCGAAAGGCAAGGCGCCGGCAGGCAAGTCGGATGACCCGACGCGGGCGACTCCCAAGGAGATGTCGAAGCAGTACAAGCAGAGGAGAGGCTAG